One Cynocephalus volans isolate mCynVol1 chromosome 5, mCynVol1.pri, whole genome shotgun sequence DNA window includes the following coding sequences:
- the LOC134378057 gene encoding protein TsetseEP-like produces the protein MSSILKIWLEFYSIDFHEPPEFPSLKFLLAYIHVNLPGSEVELKADLLAQLEKLEHLEPSEAETECEEEEVPASAQAEQLSQELKTSSAPAPARPPLPEPEPEQDPEPKPEQEQDLEPEQEPEPDSEQEPEPKPEEDQEQEQDPEEEKESEPEPEPEPEPEPEYEQDPEPLTTCG, from the exons atgtcctccatcctaaagatctggctggaattctattccattgatttccacgagcctcctgaatttccttctttgaagtttctgttggcCTATATACACGTCAATCTGccaggttcagaggtggagctcAAGGCTGATCTTCTGGCCCAGCTGGAGAaactggagcacctggagcccagtgaggcggagactgagtgtgaggaggaagagg ttccagcttctgcccaggctgaacaactgtcccaagagctaaagacatcttcagctccagcgCCAGCTcgacctccactgccagagccagagcctgagcaagatccggagcccaagccagagcaagagcAAGATTTAGAGCCAGAACAAGAGCCAGAGCCTGActcagagcaagagccagagcccaagccagaggaagatcaagagcaggagcaagatccagaggaagagaaagagtcagagccagagccagagccagagccagagccagagccagagtacgagcaagatcctgagcctcTAACCACGTGTGGCTAG